A region of the Candidatus Binataceae bacterium genome:
TGCGTAATTTTCGCGAGAGCAAGATTCTGACCGCGCCGGAGAAGGCCGCGGTCTGGTACGCGGAAGTGCTCGCTGGCGATCACACACAGGCATCCGAAGCGTTATTTGATGAATTGCGCCGACATTTCACGGAGACCGAGATTATCGACCTGGGATTTCGCATCACCGCGTTCGTTGGGTATGGGCGCCTGATCCGCGCGCTCGGACTGGAACGGGGAGGAGTCTGCCCGCTGCCGGGTTGATCTTGCCGTCGCAGTCGGGTCGGTTGTGGTGCACCTCGACCTGCTTTGCTCGGCGGGCCCAGCGCTGTAGATTTCCGACATGAACGCGAGCGTAATCGGCGACTACGTTGATCGGCTGTGGCGCGAATCGATCGTGCCGGAACTCATCGAGTACGTCCGGATTCCGAACAAGTCGCCGGCCTTCGACAAGGAGTGGCGCGAGCACGGCTACATGGATCAGGTGGTTGCGCGCTTTGAGGCGTGGGCGCGCGCGCAGCCGATCCGGCAGATGAAGTTCGAGATCGTGCGGACCGAGAAGCGCACGCCGCTGATTCTGATCGATATTGCGGGGGACGCGGCGGCGGACCCGGGCGACAGCGTGCTGCTGTATGGCCATCTGGACAAGCAGCCGGAGATGACCGGGTGGCGCGACGGCCTGGGGCCGTGGCAGCCGGCGCTCGAAGGCGATCGGCTCTACGGACGCGGCGCAGCGGATGACGGCTACGCGATGTTCGCCTGCCTGGGCGCGATCGGCGCGCTGCAGGCCGCGGCGATGCCTCATGCGCGTTGCGTGGTGATTATCGAAGCCTGCGAGGAGAGTGGGAGCTTCGACCTGCCGCATTATATCGGGGAGCTTGGCGAGCGGATCGGCCGGCCGAGTTTGGTCGTCGGGCTCGATTCGGGCTGCGGGAATTACGATCAGCTCTGGAGCACGACGTCGCTGCGCGGGCTGGCTGGCGGGACGCTCAAGGTCGAAGTGCTGACCGAAGGGATTCACTCAGGGGCGAGCGGGATCGTGCCCGACAGCTTCCGCATCGCGCGCCAGTTGCTCAACCGAATCGAGGATGAAAAGACCGGCCGCATACTGGTTGAGGAATATCACGTCGCGATTCCGCCGGCGCGGATCAAGGAAGCGGAGACGGCGGCGGTGATTCTCAAGGACTCGATCCGCGCGGAGTTTCCGTTCGTCGACGGGGCGCGGCCGGCGTCGGAGGACATCGCGGAGTTAATCCTGAATCGCGACTGGCGGCCGGCGCTGTCGATTATCGGCGCCGACGGGATTCCGCAGATCGGCAACGCGGGCAATGTTTTGCGGCCGTCGACGACGCTTCAGCTATCGCTGCGGATTCCGCCCGGATGCGACCCCAAGCAGGCGAACCGCAGTATGAAAGAGACCCTCGAAAAGGATCCGCCTTACGGCGCGAAGGTGAGTTTCAGCAGTAACTGGGGCGCCAGCGGATGGAATGCGCCGGCGCTCGCGCCGTGGCTGGAGAAGTCGCTCGAGGCGGGTTCACAGCGCTGGTTCGGCCGGCCGGCGGCCTACATGGGACTCGGTGGAACGATCCCATTCATGAGCATGTTGGGCGAAAAATTTCCCGAAGCGCAATTCCTGATCAGCGGCGTGCTCGGGCCGCACTCGAACGCGCACGGTCCCAACGAATTTCTGCACGTGCCCTATGCCCGCAAGCTGACCTGTTGCGTCGCCGAAGTGATCGCAGATCATTTCCGCCGAGCGCCCTGACCGCGCAAGCTGTACGGATAAGCGCCACTGTGGTTAGATCAGGCGAGAATTCAACGCACAGGATGCGAGGTGAACGTCTTGGACTATAACGTCATCGACGCCGACGGCCATATCTGCGAACCCCCCGATTTGTGGGAGCGCTATATCGAACCCAAGTATCGCGAAGGCTGCCCTAAGCTGATCACGCTGGCGGACGGCGAGGAGATCCTGCGGATTGAAGGCGATTACGCGATC
Encoded here:
- a CDS encoding M20 family metallopeptidase; translated protein: MNASVIGDYVDRLWRESIVPELIEYVRIPNKSPAFDKEWREHGYMDQVVARFEAWARAQPIRQMKFEIVRTEKRTPLILIDIAGDAAADPGDSVLLYGHLDKQPEMTGWRDGLGPWQPALEGDRLYGRGAADDGYAMFACLGAIGALQAAAMPHARCVVIIEACEESGSFDLPHYIGELGERIGRPSLVVGLDSGCGNYDQLWSTTSLRGLAGGTLKVEVLTEGIHSGASGIVPDSFRIARQLLNRIEDEKTGRILVEEYHVAIPPARIKEAETAAVILKDSIRAEFPFVDGARPASEDIAELILNRDWRPALSIIGADGIPQIGNAGNVLRPSTTLQLSLRIPPGCDPKQANRSMKETLEKDPPYGAKVSFSSNWGASGWNAPALAPWLEKSLEAGSQRWFGRPAAYMGLGGTIPFMSMLGEKFPEAQFLISGVLGPHSNAHGPNEFLHVPYARKLTCCVAEVIADHFRRAP